A single Fusarium oxysporum Fo47 chromosome IV, complete sequence DNA region contains:
- a CDS encoding immunoglobulin E-set, translated as MASHDDDTMPEETQGYKLSQPKQSLAEYQQMDAGDESLQRYKESLGLGGGTDISDPNDPRVCIILSLTMDSPGRPPVTIDLSTPGSETTLKDKPFNIKEGAKFTMSAKFKVQHEILSGLHYVQVVKRKGIRVSKDSEMIGSYAPNTDKQPTYVKKFQEEEAPSGMLARGHYNAISSFVDDDKKKHLEFEWSFDIAKDW; from the exons ATGGCTTCTCACGACGACGATACTATGCCCGAGGAGACTCAGGGCTACAAGCTCTCTCAGCCCAAGCAGAGTCTGGCTGAGTACCAGCAGATGG ACGCCGGCGATGAGTCTCTCCAGCGATACAAGGAGTCCCTCGGTCTCGGCGGGGGTACTGACATCTCCGACCCCAACGACCCCCGAGTCTGCATCATTCTCTCCCTGACCATGGACTCTCCTGGCCGCCCTCCCGTCACCATCGATCTCTCTACCCCCGGAAGCGAGACCACCCTCAAGGACAAGCctttcaacatcaaggaggGTGCCAAGTTCACCATGAgcgccaagttcaaggtccAGCATGAGATTCTTAGCGGTCTTCACTACGTCCAGGTTGTCAAGCGAAAGGGTATCCGAGTCTCCAAGGACTCGGAGATGATTGGAAGCTATGCTCCCAACACTGATAAGCAGCCCACCTACGTCAAGAAGT TccaagaggaggaggctccTAGCGGCATGCTTGCTCGTGGTCACTACAACGCCATCTCTAGCTTCGTGGACGAcgataagaagaagcatcTCGAGTTTGAGTGGAGTTTCGACATCGCCAAGGATTGGTAA
- a CDS encoding Metallo-dependent phosphatase-like protein codes for MPGLPSSVDLDECISRLYNKELLAESVIEAVCAKTKELLMRESNVVHVKAPITVVGDIHGQFFDLIEIFRIGGYCPDTNYLFLGDYVDRGMFSVETISLLVCLKLRYPNRVHLIRGNHESRGVTQSYGFYTECSRKYGNANVWHYFTDMFDFLTLSVVINDQIFCVHGGLSPSIHSIDQIKIIDRFREIPHEGPMADLVWSDPDPERDEFSLSPRGAGYTFGAQVVKKFLAVNNMSHILRAHQLCQEGFQVLYDDRLSTVWSAPNYCYRCGNMASVLEVSDTGERFFNVFAAAPENDVHKDLQPGNEKSADGNALPDYFL; via the exons GATCTCGACGAGTGCATCTCGCGCTTGTACAACAAGGAGTTGCTAGCCGAGTCTGTCATCGAAGCAGTCTGCGCCAAGAcgaaagaacttcttatgCGCGAGTCCAACGTCGTCCATGTTAAAGCGCCCATCACCGTCGTTGGAGATATCCACGGCCAGTTCTTCGACCTAATCGAGATTTTCCGCATCGGCGGCTACTGTCCCGACACAAACTATTTGTTCCTTG GAGACTACGTCGATCGTGGCATGTTCAGTGTCGAAACAATATCCCTACTCGTTTGCTTGAAACTACGGTACCCTAATCGCGTACATCTTATTCGAGGAAATCATGAGTCGCGCGGTGTGACGCAGTCATATGGCTTCTATACAGAGTGCTCGCGCAAATATGGTAATGCCAATGTGTGGCACTACTTTACAGACATGTTCGACTTTTTAACTTTGAGCGTTGTGATCAACGACCAAATATTTTGCGTCCACGGAG GCCTTTCCCCTTCTATCCATTCTATCGACCAGATCAAAATTATAGACCGTTTCCGCGAGATCCCCCATGAAGGCCCCATGGCCGATCTCGTCTGGTCTGATCCTGACCCGGAGCGTGACGAATTCTCCCTTTCACCCCGCGGCGCGGGGTACACTTTTGGAGCACAGGTTGTTAAGAAATTCCTGGCTGTCAACAACATGTCGCATATCCTCCGCGCCCACCAGCTCTGTCAGGAGGGCTTCCAGGTCCTTTACGACGACCGTCTCAGCACTGTCTGGAGTGCGCCCAACTACTGCTACCGTTGTGGAAACATGGCCAGTGTTCTTGAAGTGAGTGACACGGGTGAGCGTTTCTTCAACGTTTTTGCGGCCGCGCCCGAGAACGATGTCCATAAGGACCTTCAACCCGGAAACGAAAAGTCTGCCGACGGCAACGCCTTGCCAGACTACTTCTTATAG